One Megalops cyprinoides isolate fMegCyp1 chromosome 4, fMegCyp1.pri, whole genome shotgun sequence genomic window carries:
- the rfc5 gene encoding replication factor C subunit 5 — MASTSKTPLQSRNLPWVEKYRPQTLDDLISHKDILSTIQKFISEDRLPHLLFYGPPGTGKTSTILACAKQLYKDKEFNSMVLELNASDDRGIDVVRGPILSFASTRTIFKKGFKLVILDEADAMTQDAQNALRRVIEKFTENTRFCLICNYLSKIIPALQSRCTRFRFGPLSQDQMIPRLEHVIKQENIDITPDGMKAIVTLSTGDMRRSLNILQSTTMAYGKVTEDTVYTCTGHPLKSDIANILDWALNKDFTTAYNQILQLKTLKGLALHDILTEVHLLIHRVDFPPSIRMGLLIKLADIEYRLASGTSEKIQLSSMVAAFQAVRDMVVSDT, encoded by the exons ATGGCATCTACAAGCAAAACGCCACTACAATCAAGGAATCTGCCTTG GGTTGAGAAATACCGGCCACAAACTTTGGATGACTTAATCTCACATAAAGACATTCTGAGTACAA TTCAGAAATTCATCAGTGAAGATCGATTGCCTCATCTCCTTTTCTATGGGCCTCCTGGTACGGGAAAGACCTCTACCATCCTGGCCTGTGCCAAACAGCTGTACAAGGATAAAGAATTTAATTCCATGGTCCTAGAG ctAAATGCATCAGACGACAGAGGCATAGATGTTGTGCGCGGGCCGATCTTGAGTTTTGCCAGCACCAGGACCATTTTCAA AAAAGGCTTCAAATTGGTTATACTGGATGAAGCTGACGCCATGACCCAGGATGCCCAGAATGCATTGAGGAGAG TCATTGAGAAGTTCACTGAGAACACCAGGTTTTGCCTGATCTGTAACTACCTGTCCAAGATCATCCCGGCCCTGCAGTCACGATGCACGCGGTTTCGCTTTGGTCCCCTTTCCCAGGATCAGATGATCCCCAGGCTGGAGCACGTTATAAAGCAGGAAAA TATTGATATAACACCAGATGGAATGAAGGCCATTGTGACATTATCCACTGGAGACATGCGAAGATCGTTGAACATTTTACAG AGCACCACCATGGCTTATGGAAAAGTAACAGAAGATACAGTCTACACTTGCACCGGCCATCCCCTCAAATCAGATATCGCTAACATCCTAGACTGGGCCTTGAACAAGGATTTCACCACAGCTTACAATC AAATCCTGCAGCTGAAGACCCTGAAGGGCTTGGCTCTGCATGACATTTTGACGGAAGTGCATCTCCTCATACACAGAG tGGACTTTCCACCATCAATTCGAATGGGCTTGCTCATCAAGTTGGCAGACATTGA gTACAGGTTAGCTTCTGGAACAAGTGAGAAGATTCAGCTGAGCTCCATGGTTGCTGCTTTCCAGGCAGTCCGAGACATGGTGGTCAGTGACACGTAG
- the pebp1 gene encoding phosphatidylethanolamine-binding protein 1 → MPADISQWTGALALTEVDEKPAQPLVVKYGSLEIDELGKVLTPTQVQNRPTSIEWDGCDSSKLYTLAMTDPDAPSRKDPKFREWHHFLVVNMKGNDIASGCVMSDYVGSGPPKGTGLHRYVWLVYEQPGEISCTEPVLTNRSGDNRGKFKIQNFRKKYNLGAPVAGTCYQAEWDDYVPKLYEQLAGK, encoded by the exons ATGCCGGCGGATATAAGTCAATGGACCGGAGCGCTAGCCCTCACTGAAGTGGATGAGAAGCCTGCACAGCCTCTCGTTGTGAAGTATGGCTCCCTTGAAATTGACGAGCTGGGCAAAGTGCTCACACCCACCCAG GTGCAAAACCGCCCTACAAGCATTGAATGGGATGGCTGCGACTCCAGTAAGCTGTACACGTTGGCCATGACAGATCCAGATGCCCCAAGCAGGAAAGACCCCAAGTTCCG GGAGTGGCATCACTTTCTGGTGGTGAACATGAAAGGCAACGACATCGCCAGTGGATGCGTTATGTCTGACTATGTTGGGTCAGGACCCCCAAAAGGAACTG GTCTCCATCGCTACGTGTGGCTTGTCTACGAACAACCAGGTGAGATCTCCTGTACAGAGCCTGTTCTCACTAACCGATCAGGAGACAATCGCGGCAAATTTAAGATCCAGAATTTCAGGAAGAAGTACAACCTGGGAGCACCTGTGGCAGGGACCTGCTACCAGGCAGAATGGGATGACTACGTCCCCAAGCTCTACGAACAACTTGCTGGAAAGTAA
- the vsig10 gene encoding V-set and immunoglobulin domain-containing protein 10 yields MERSTFLKFFFLLLTGMAIGETMDRILGTLGDSALLPCNTTAGNGMIQWLKDGKLVASQHSATLGPSESERFSVSDQGGLIIHGLLFSDEGIYLCGSSLLDSTVVKQNIELQVVSGPANLTAEIKPAAVLPNGTLFVQNGSTVLFKCSSKSHPSQSLSWSFESLASDNTTLASGNGSSLEFTISKIQPSYQGTHSCIAQNTLSSTTASQSTQLLVYYAPDRHPDCQCTTGNDSSLLLLNCSWDGTYPLPTLHWKEELDTQGLPVLNISENNNTLVVNLSRPQLHEGQTFKCTGYHPMSAPKEKSCAVTLRAPYPQGRAMRTAFEGSNVTLTCMEVSSLPLAKTTWRKTIRQEEIIPSSKYIISELGPTFSLTIMNISKQDEGVYFCRSENPLLVRELEVFLTVKSSATYAGGIVGTFIAVLIIGVGITVGISAYRNRDRICLGNVFGQTHERQNDILNLVDSDEDEIFEEPVSRITTTANGHTTSLVQIHRIPSSDHEDLGNTDTEAEERTQAPEEGLVPL; encoded by the exons ATGGAAAGATCAACATTTCTCAAGTTTTTCTTCTTACTTCTGACAG GCATGGCCATTGGAGAAACCATGGACAGGATACTGGGAACATTGGGAGACAGTGCTTTGCTGCCATGTAACACCACTGCAGGCAATGGGATGATACAGTGGCTTAAGGATGGGAAACTTGTTGCAAGCCAGCATTCAGCAACACTTGGCCCCTCTGAGAGTGAACGCTTTTCCGTATCGGACCAAGGAGGATTGATCATTCATGGACTGTTATTTTCCGATGAGGGAATCTACCTCTGTGGTAGCTCACTGCTGGACAGTACTgtagtaaaacaaaacattgaacTACAGGTTGTCA GTGGTCCGGCTAATCTTACAGCAGAAATCAAGCCTGCAGCTGTCCTCCCCAATGGCACACTCTTTGTCCAGAATGGTTccactgttttatttaagtGTTCAAGCAAGTCACATCCATCCCAAAGTCTGTCTTGGAGTTTTGAAAGCTTGGCATCAGACAATACCACTCTGGCCTCTGGCAATGGATCCTCACTGGAGTTCACGATCTCCAAAATCCAGCCCAGCTATCAGGGAACTCACAGTTGCATAGCCCAAAATACACTTTCAAGTACTACAGCTAGCCAGAGCACACAACTGCTTGTATACT ATGCTCCTGACAGACACCCAGACTGCCAGTGTACCACAGGAAATGactcttccctcctcctcttgaACTGTAGCTGGGATGGAACCTACCCTTTACCCACATTGCATTGGAAGGAGGAACTGGATACCCAGGGACTGCCCGTACTCAATATCTCCGAGAACAATAACACATTGGTGGTGAACTTAAGCAGGCCACAACTTCATGAAGGACAAACCTTTAAGTGCACAGGGTACCATCCAATGTCTGCCCCAAAGGAGAAGTCCTGTGCGGTCACTCTGA GGGCTCCATATCCTCAAGGACGTGCAATGAGGACTGCATTTGAAGGGAGCAATGTCACTTTGACCTGTATGGAGGTCAGTTCACTCCCACTGGCTAAAACCACCTGGCGAAAAACAATCAGACAAGAGGAAATCATCCCCAGCTCCAAGTACATCATCTCTGAACTTGGCCCCACATTCAGTCTCACAATCATGAACATCTCCAAACAGGATGAGGGCGTTTACTTCTGCAGGAGTGAGAACCCCCTTTTGGTGCGAGAGCTCGAGGTCTTCCTGACCGTGAAAT cTTCTGCAACATACGCTGGTGGAATTGTCGGAACATTCATAGCTGTTTTAATAATTGGGGTGGGAATTACTGTTGGTATATCAGCATACCGCAACCGTGACAGAATTTGCCTTG gTAATGTCTTTGG ACAAACGCACGAGAGACAGAATGACATACTCAACCTGGTTGACTCAGATGAGGATGAGATCTTCGAAGAACCCGTCTCCAGGATAACCACTACGGCAAATGGACACACCACATCGCTTGTACAGATTCACCGCATTCCATCCA GTGACCATGAAGATCTAggtaacactgacacagaagcagaagagagAACACAGGCACCTGAAGAGGGGCTGGTCCCTTTGTAG
- the wsb2 gene encoding WD repeat and SOCS box-containing protein 2 isoform X1, protein MDSCMCSSNDVPRTGETAAPILELKPVHSPSLDGRAGCETWSVEFSPDGSYFAWSLGYGIVKLLAWPLQDIGRHASSPDIGVLKNPKDKTLDCEQTVWGLAFGPRPAKSAGRTYDANQEALSESVALLLATGLNNGTIKIWEVITGHLLFNLSGHQGVVRDLVFAPNGTLTLVSGSRDKTLRIWDLTKPGQAAHVLRGHTSWVYSCSVSPDCSMIASVCRGSTKVYLWSLRSYTFIRNLGDIRMFLVSCDFSPDGALLATAAFASNWEIDLWDPYTGDILVTLQECSYCNIEIMDNPIRAVRFSTEGLHLALVTEDRAMQIWEMGQEKPVIETEVRRFSNGLCCTFHPQGGIVATGTRDGHVKFWRVPRTVPSLSHLSRVALRYFTSTHQVMALPIPSKLKDILTYRNLQGHQEARCILHR, encoded by the exons ATGGATTCTTGTATGTGTTCTTCGAATGACGTGCCACGTACAG GAGAAACGGCTGCACCGATCTTGGAGCTAAAACCTGTGCATTCCCCATCACTGGATGGTCGTGCCGGCTGCGAGACCTGGAGCGTCGAGTTTTCTCCGGATGGGTCGTACTTCGCATGGTCCTTAGGATACGGCATCGTGAAGCTGCTTGCTTGGCCGCTGCAAGATATCGG GCGCCATGCATCTTCTCCGGACATTGGCGTTCTGAAGAATCCCAAAGACAAGACTTTAGACTGTGAACAGACAGTCTGGGGTTTAGCCTTTGGACCACGCCCAGCAAAGTCTGCAGGTCGGACCTATGATGCCAATCAAGAAGCACTCAGTGAAAGTGTAGCTTTGCTTCTTGCGACTGGTCTTAATAATGGGACGATTAAAATATGGGAGGTCATAACAG GTCATCTACTCTTCAATCTGAGCGGACATCAGGGTGTTGTGAGGGATTTGGTCTTTGCTCCAAATGGAACCCTCACCCTTGTTTCTGGATCTCGTGACAAAACATTGAGGATATGGGACTTAACCAAACCAG GGCAAGCTGCCCATGTCCTGAGGGGCCATACAAGCTGGgtgtacagctgcagtgtttcacCAGACTGCAGCATGATTGCATCGGTCTGCAGAGGGAGCACA AAGGTCTACTTGTGGAGCCTGCGGTCATACACTTTCATAAGGAATCTTGGGGACATCCGGATGTTCCTGGTGTCATGTGACTTCTCACCAGATGGAGCACTCTTGGCCACTGCAGCCTTTGCCAGCAACTGGGAGATTGACCTGTGGGACCCCTACACCGGAGACATTCTTGTCACACTGCA ggAGTGTTCCTATTGTAACATTGAAATAATGGACAATCCAATCAGAGCTGTGCGTTTCTCTACTGAAGGTTTACATCTGGCTTTGGTCACTGAGGACAG AGCAATGCAGATTTGGGAAATGGGACAGGAAAAGCCTGTGATCGAAACTGAAGTCCGCCGCTTCTCCAATGGGCTGTGCTGCACATTCCACCCACAAGGGGGCATAGTCGCCACAGG GACAAGAGATGGACACGTGAAGTTTTGGAGAGTGCCACGTACGGTGCCTAGCCTGAGCCACTTAAGCAGGGTCGCCCTGAGGTACTTCACCTCCACCCACCAAGTGATGGCGCTGCCCATTCCCAGCAAACTCAAGGACATCCTCACCTACAGGAACCTTCAAGGTCATCAAGAAGCACGTTGCATCTTGCATCGCTAG
- the wsb2 gene encoding WD repeat and SOCS box-containing protein 2 isoform X2 gives MDSCMCSSNDVPRTGETAAPILELKPVHSPSLDGRAGCETWSVEFSPDGSYFAWSLGYGIVKLLAWPLQDIGRHASSPDIGVLKNPKDKTLDCEQTVWGLAFGPRPAKSAGRTYDANQEALSESVALLLATGLNNGTIKIWEVITGHLLFNLSGHQGVVRDLVFAPNGTLTLVSGSRDKTLRIWDLTKPGQAAHVLRGHTSWVYSCSVSPDCSMIASVCRGSTVYLWSLRSYTFIRNLGDIRMFLVSCDFSPDGALLATAAFASNWEIDLWDPYTGDILVTLQECSYCNIEIMDNPIRAVRFSTEGLHLALVTEDRAMQIWEMGQEKPVIETEVRRFSNGLCCTFHPQGGIVATGTRDGHVKFWRVPRTVPSLSHLSRVALRYFTSTHQVMALPIPSKLKDILTYRNLQGHQEARCILHR, from the exons ATGGATTCTTGTATGTGTTCTTCGAATGACGTGCCACGTACAG GAGAAACGGCTGCACCGATCTTGGAGCTAAAACCTGTGCATTCCCCATCACTGGATGGTCGTGCCGGCTGCGAGACCTGGAGCGTCGAGTTTTCTCCGGATGGGTCGTACTTCGCATGGTCCTTAGGATACGGCATCGTGAAGCTGCTTGCTTGGCCGCTGCAAGATATCGG GCGCCATGCATCTTCTCCGGACATTGGCGTTCTGAAGAATCCCAAAGACAAGACTTTAGACTGTGAACAGACAGTCTGGGGTTTAGCCTTTGGACCACGCCCAGCAAAGTCTGCAGGTCGGACCTATGATGCCAATCAAGAAGCACTCAGTGAAAGTGTAGCTTTGCTTCTTGCGACTGGTCTTAATAATGGGACGATTAAAATATGGGAGGTCATAACAG GTCATCTACTCTTCAATCTGAGCGGACATCAGGGTGTTGTGAGGGATTTGGTCTTTGCTCCAAATGGAACCCTCACCCTTGTTTCTGGATCTCGTGACAAAACATTGAGGATATGGGACTTAACCAAACCAG GGCAAGCTGCCCATGTCCTGAGGGGCCATACAAGCTGGgtgtacagctgcagtgtttcacCAGACTGCAGCATGATTGCATCGGTCTGCAGAGGGAGCACA GTCTACTTGTGGAGCCTGCGGTCATACACTTTCATAAGGAATCTTGGGGACATCCGGATGTTCCTGGTGTCATGTGACTTCTCACCAGATGGAGCACTCTTGGCCACTGCAGCCTTTGCCAGCAACTGGGAGATTGACCTGTGGGACCCCTACACCGGAGACATTCTTGTCACACTGCA ggAGTGTTCCTATTGTAACATTGAAATAATGGACAATCCAATCAGAGCTGTGCGTTTCTCTACTGAAGGTTTACATCTGGCTTTGGTCACTGAGGACAG AGCAATGCAGATTTGGGAAATGGGACAGGAAAAGCCTGTGATCGAAACTGAAGTCCGCCGCTTCTCCAATGGGCTGTGCTGCACATTCCACCCACAAGGGGGCATAGTCGCCACAGG GACAAGAGATGGACACGTGAAGTTTTGGAGAGTGCCACGTACGGTGCCTAGCCTGAGCCACTTAAGCAGGGTCGCCCTGAGGTACTTCACCTCCACCCACCAAGTGATGGCGCTGCCCATTCCCAGCAAACTCAAGGACATCCTCACCTACAGGAACCTTCAAGGTCATCAAGAAGCACGTTGCATCTTGCATCGCTAG